From the Leptospira biflexa serovar Patoc strain 'Patoc 1 (Paris)' genome, one window contains:
- a CDS encoding protein kinase domain-containing protein produces the protein MFTIGKYKVIKELHLGKRSSVYIGEDEKKSQVVIKLLNRDYPDNHEITRFKNEYEILKSIDSPYTLKPLGFESYQNSVAIVFPHIEYSDLAQLQLSGKYSNLQTFLNISIEICKALSDIHKAKVVHNDIKAQNIIYHPETGKLKIIDFGSATLLTHRSFYLPMNQNLTGTLAHISPEQTGRMNRTVDYRTDFYSLGITLYQLITGELPFLYTDSLEMVHAHLARIPLSPKERSHTPIILSDLIMKLLEKNPEDRYQTATGLLSDLITIQSVLLENGKEALDSFKIELAKNDKSSRFQIPKKLYGRETQLQTFEEKFLNATEGKIEIFLISGRSGIGKSALINEIQKPVTIERAYFTSGKFDLYKKSIPYRAINLALQSLVKQLLSESETAVKEWKTTLTKTLGTNAKLIIDVVPELAQLLGEVSIPPELDTVEMENRFHLVFRKFLRTVCTKEHPVVMFLDDLQWADSSSILLLKEVVTDPEISYFFAILSYRDNEVSPTDPIFRMLEELRESKTSITEIRLEPLIESDISLLVSETLSLPEPEIKGISEIIWKKTKGNPFHVNEMFKNLYERSYIQFLENRWVWDKEKIDAVNISENVIDLIIDKINLQPPNLVETLKLTACIGNWFRHDIYATIAERPFHLASMDLVALANEEFLILGLEDANFTHDKIREAIYKIISPEEKSKLHYKIGKTYLSILYKYKLDDHLFTIVNQLNLGASQITKEQELVQLRTLNERAGFKALNSSAYDAAFIFFERMVGLMNDDEWISQYDNTLKLHLAYARSAYLSKNFEKAEKSFNYILKNAKTDLEKILVYELQSSMLVTQNKMKEVLVTLKQALKLLGVRLPKNASTLSPLKEIIKFKLRLGRKPIEELEFLPVTTEPKYLAIMRLLNACIAPSFLAEPNLFPVIVLKMVNYSLVNGLCELSAFGFCAMGMIQGSGLGDYETGLKFGKLGVKLLDLFESKTFKCRTIFMYTCMISPWKNHAREGKNLFWESFLIGMETGDLQYASYSLNNIHFQGLMYRENLDDLYKSQLRYDASLLSLRQHHAYQVHRLNMQIVENMRGESSDPLSLEGRYFLESEIVKEWESAENSNALFDYYLCKLRLEYFLGDIQKAYQASLKLDGLEGAVFGMMFVPEHVFFGALVVYELLSNQTESIGIPKQSLVKRLKNFSKRLKVWAGNSPDNFGHKYEIVSAIELYISNKKSDAVIACKAAITSARESGYILEEAIANEILVRMWKETGFDQYSNLHLVEAHYRYGKYGFISKVKQLETQHISLKKYIGRNFRTDSTDNVSLFSTTKDIFGDVGSNLDINTVIKASQTISGEIQLNRLLEKMMKIILENAGAERGYFILNLESKWQVIAESNLETESVSVYSDSPFELDFSQEITSINQNKIPAQIIGYVIRTGVVVICGDAAREGEFKNDPYVKAFLPKSLLCYPILSHGTVVGIVYLENNLTTDAFTPGRVEILKILSSQIAVSIENSLLYSNLEQKVDERTKELNSALTEVKGLKEQQDGDYFLASLLIEPLTQNHAKSSNMNIQFLTEQKKKFSYKQWNSEIGGDLCVSSSIQLQNKKYIVVLNGDAMGKSMQGASGALVIGSVFEAIIKRNGQSEETRDITPERWVSNAYFELHNTLVTFDGSMLIPMFLCLIDDETGFFYFLNAEHPRPVLYRNGKTFFLPHNYVCAKLGLLASKKSLQINTFQMEKGDILLIGSDGRDDILIGSEVEMEVNEDDELFLKTALAGMGELNLIRDAIKRHGELIDDLSLIRVEYTGLGSEINIPKSHPKHIVYLRALTLYKQKLWSDVEKMISANFPDINDAPLSFQKIYLYTEHRMSVFPLQFAVSYVQKNPSDSLTLFYIAEALFSNGDYGAAFDYSERVKLRRPYHKENNRLFARLTALRRNSI, from the coding sequence TTGTTTACAATAGGAAAATACAAAGTAATAAAAGAACTCCACTTGGGGAAAAGAAGTTCTGTTTATATTGGAGAAGATGAAAAAAAATCTCAAGTAGTCATCAAACTTCTAAACAGAGATTATCCCGACAACCATGAAATCACTAGATTTAAGAATGAATATGAAATTCTGAAATCCATTGATTCTCCTTATACATTAAAACCACTAGGATTTGAATCTTACCAAAATTCTGTCGCGATTGTATTTCCTCATATTGAGTATTCCGACCTCGCGCAACTTCAGTTAAGTGGAAAATATAGTAATCTACAAACTTTTCTTAATATATCAATTGAGATATGTAAGGCTCTTAGTGACATTCATAAAGCAAAAGTTGTCCATAACGATATAAAAGCACAAAATATCATTTATCATCCTGAAACTGGCAAGTTAAAGATCATTGATTTTGGTTCTGCTACCTTACTCACTCACAGAAGTTTTTATCTACCAATGAACCAAAATTTGACGGGAACATTGGCACATATTTCTCCTGAACAAACTGGTCGTATGAATCGTACGGTTGATTATCGTACAGATTTTTATTCCTTGGGAATTACCTTATACCAGTTAATTACTGGAGAACTTCCTTTTTTATATACTGATAGTTTGGAGATGGTGCATGCCCATTTAGCACGTATCCCATTATCTCCAAAAGAAAGGAGTCATACTCCTATAATACTTTCCGATCTCATCATGAAACTTTTGGAAAAAAATCCAGAGGATCGATACCAAACAGCGACAGGTTTACTTTCTGATTTGATCACAATCCAGTCAGTTTTATTAGAAAATGGAAAGGAAGCACTCGATTCTTTCAAAATTGAATTAGCAAAAAATGATAAATCTTCCCGGTTTCAAATTCCAAAAAAATTATATGGAAGGGAAACCCAACTACAAACCTTCGAAGAGAAGTTTTTAAATGCAACGGAAGGTAAAATTGAAATCTTTTTGATTTCAGGGCGATCAGGGATTGGGAAGTCTGCACTGATTAATGAAATTCAAAAACCTGTTACAATCGAAAGAGCATACTTTACTTCTGGAAAATTTGATTTATATAAAAAGTCAATTCCTTACCGTGCGATCAATTTAGCATTACAAAGTTTAGTTAAGCAGTTGTTATCCGAGAGTGAGACTGCTGTAAAAGAATGGAAAACAACTCTTACGAAAACTTTGGGAACCAATGCCAAACTCATCATTGATGTTGTTCCAGAATTGGCTCAACTTTTAGGAGAGGTTTCAATACCGCCTGAACTAGATACGGTTGAGATGGAAAATCGATTTCATCTTGTATTTCGGAAATTTTTACGAACAGTTTGTACAAAGGAACATCCTGTTGTTATGTTTTTGGATGATTTACAATGGGCTGATTCTTCAAGTATCCTGTTGTTAAAAGAAGTTGTAACAGACCCTGAGATATCTTATTTTTTTGCAATCCTATCATACCGAGATAATGAAGTAAGTCCTACTGACCCGATTTTTCGAATGTTGGAAGAACTTAGGGAATCAAAAACATCCATTACCGAAATTCGTTTAGAACCTTTGATAGAAAGTGATATTTCTTTGCTCGTATCTGAAACATTGTCCTTACCAGAGCCAGAAATTAAAGGCATCTCAGAAATTATTTGGAAAAAGACAAAAGGGAATCCGTTCCATGTAAATGAGATGTTCAAAAATCTCTATGAAAGGTCTTATATCCAATTTTTGGAAAATAGATGGGTTTGGGATAAAGAGAAGATCGACGCTGTTAACATTTCTGAAAATGTCATCGATTTGATCATTGATAAAATCAATCTCCAACCACCGAATTTAGTCGAAACATTAAAATTAACGGCATGTATCGGGAACTGGTTCCGTCATGATATTTATGCAACTATTGCAGAAAGACCATTCCATTTAGCTTCAATGGATTTGGTTGCTTTAGCCAATGAAGAGTTTTTGATTCTTGGATTGGAAGATGCAAATTTTACTCATGATAAAATTCGAGAAGCTATCTATAAAATTATTTCCCCTGAAGAAAAATCGAAATTACATTATAAAATTGGTAAAACATATTTATCGATTCTTTATAAATACAAATTAGATGATCATTTGTTCACAATTGTAAACCAACTCAATTTGGGGGCATCGCAAATTACCAAAGAACAAGAGTTAGTGCAATTAAGAACATTAAATGAAAGAGCAGGTTTTAAAGCTTTAAATTCTTCAGCATATGATGCTGCGTTTATTTTTTTTGAACGAATGGTTGGCTTGATGAATGACGACGAGTGGATTAGTCAGTATGATAACACTCTCAAATTACATCTTGCTTACGCAAGGTCGGCATATTTATCCAAAAATTTCGAAAAGGCTGAAAAAAGTTTTAACTACATTCTGAAAAATGCCAAAACAGATTTAGAAAAAATTTTGGTTTATGAGCTCCAATCTTCAATGCTCGTGACACAAAACAAAATGAAAGAAGTTTTGGTCACTCTCAAACAAGCACTTAAGTTACTTGGTGTTCGATTGCCAAAAAATGCATCAACTTTATCGCCATTAAAAGAGATTATTAAGTTCAAACTAAGGTTAGGTAGAAAACCAATTGAAGAATTGGAATTTTTACCAGTCACAACAGAACCGAAGTATTTGGCTATTATGCGTCTACTCAATGCATGTATTGCTCCTTCATTTTTAGCTGAACCAAATTTGTTTCCTGTCATTGTTTTAAAGATGGTGAATTATAGTTTGGTGAATGGTTTGTGTGAGTTAAGTGCATTTGGTTTTTGTGCCATGGGTATGATACAGGGATCAGGCCTTGGTGATTATGAAACTGGGCTTAAGTTTGGTAAGTTAGGTGTCAAATTATTGGATTTATTTGAATCCAAAACTTTTAAATGCAGAACTATTTTTATGTATACTTGTATGATTTCGCCTTGGAAAAATCATGCAAGAGAAGGAAAAAATCTTTTTTGGGAAAGTTTCCTTATTGGAATGGAAACTGGAGATTTACAATACGCTTCTTACTCACTGAATAATATACATTTTCAAGGATTGATGTATAGAGAAAACCTGGATGATTTATACAAGAGTCAACTCCGTTATGACGCTTCCCTCTTAAGTTTACGCCAACACCATGCATACCAAGTACACCGATTGAATATGCAGATTGTGGAAAACATGCGTGGCGAATCTTCCGATCCTCTCAGTTTGGAAGGAAGGTATTTTTTAGAATCTGAAATTGTCAAAGAATGGGAATCTGCAGAGAACTCAAATGCACTTTTTGATTATTATTTATGTAAACTCAGATTAGAATATTTTTTAGGTGATATTCAGAAAGCATACCAAGCCTCCTTAAAACTTGATGGTTTGGAAGGTGCAGTTTTCGGAATGATGTTTGTTCCAGAACATGTATTTTTTGGTGCTTTGGTTGTTTATGAACTATTGTCGAATCAAACAGAATCCATTGGTATACCAAAACAATCCCTAGTAAAACGATTAAAGAATTTTTCAAAACGATTAAAGGTATGGGCAGGAAATTCTCCAGACAATTTTGGTCACAAATACGAAATTGTTTCTGCAATCGAATTATACATCTCAAATAAAAAGTCTGATGCGGTGATCGCTTGTAAGGCAGCAATCACTTCTGCTAGAGAATCGGGATATATATTAGAAGAAGCGATTGCCAATGAAATATTGGTGAGAATGTGGAAAGAAACAGGATTTGATCAATATAGCAATTTACATCTAGTCGAAGCACACTATCGATATGGTAAATATGGGTTCATTTCAAAAGTCAAACAATTAGAAACTCAGCATATCTCGCTTAAAAAATACATTGGTAGAAATTTTAGAACAGATTCAACTGATAATGTATCACTATTCAGCACAACTAAAGATATTTTTGGAGATGTTGGATCCAATTTAGATATCAATACAGTGATCAAAGCTTCACAAACCATATCAGGAGAAATCCAACTTAATCGGTTGTTGGAAAAGATGATGAAAATCATCCTTGAGAATGCTGGTGCAGAACGTGGCTATTTTATTTTGAATTTAGAATCAAAGTGGCAGGTCATTGCAGAATCAAATTTAGAGACCGAATCTGTTTCGGTATATTCGGATTCACCATTTGAATTGGATTTTTCTCAGGAAATAACATCAATCAACCAAAACAAAATTCCGGCTCAAATCATTGGTTATGTGATTCGAACTGGAGTTGTAGTGATATGTGGAGATGCAGCGAGGGAAGGAGAGTTTAAAAACGATCCTTATGTAAAAGCATTTCTCCCAAAATCATTGTTATGTTATCCAATATTAAGTCATGGAACTGTTGTAGGAATCGTGTATTTGGAAAATAACCTTACAACAGATGCATTTACACCAGGTAGAGTTGAGATCCTAAAAATTTTATCATCACAAATTGCTGTATCCATCGAGAACTCACTCTTATATTCTAACTTGGAACAAAAGGTAGATGAGAGAACAAAAGAATTGAATTCTGCTTTAACTGAAGTGAAAGGTTTGAAAGAACAACAAGATGGTGACTACTTCCTTGCTTCGTTGTTAATTGAGCCACTCACTCAAAACCATGCCAAATCATCGAATATGAATATTCAGTTCCTTACAGAACAGAAGAAAAAGTTTTCTTATAAACAATGGAATTCAGAAATCGGTGGGGATTTATGTGTCTCTTCTTCGATTCAATTACAAAACAAAAAATACATCGTAGTGTTAAATGGGGATGCGATGGGTAAATCAATGCAAGGTGCAAGTGGTGCTCTTGTCATTGGTTCAGTTTTTGAAGCTATCATCAAACGGAATGGTCAATCTGAAGAAACAAGAGACATCACTCCTGAGAGGTGGGTGAGTAATGCCTATTTTGAACTTCACAATACATTGGTAACTTTTGACGGTTCTATGTTGATTCCTATGTTTCTCTGTTTGATAGATGATGAAACTGGATTCTTTTATTTTTTAAATGCAGAACATCCGCGACCTGTGTTATATAGGAATGGAAAAACATTCTTTTTACCACATAACTATGTATGTGCGAAATTAGGTTTGTTAGCATCAAAGAAAAGTTTACAAATCAATACATTTCAAATGGAAAAAGGTGACATACTTCTTATTGGTTCTGATGGAAGGGATGATATCCTTATCGGTTCGGAAGTGGAAATGGAGGTGAACGAAGACGATGAATTGTTTTTGAAAACTGCACTTGCAGGAATGGGTGAACTCAATTTAATCCGTGATGCGATCAAACGCCATGGGGAATTGATTGATGACCTATCCTTGATTCGAGTTGAATATACGGGACTAGGTTCAGAAATTAATATTCCGAAATCACATCCAAAACACATTGTTTATCTAAGGGCACTCACTTTGTACAAACAAAAGCTTTGGTCTGATGTAGAAAAAATGATCTCTGCCAATTTTCCAGATATCAATGATGCACCTCTATCGTTTCAAAAAATTTATTTATATACGGAACATAGAATGTCAGTATTCCCTTTGCAGTTTGCTGTTTCTTATGTACAAAAGAATCCTTCTGATAGTTTGACTTTATTTTATATTGCTGAAGCTCTGTTTTCCAATGGAGATTATGGTGCCGCTTTTGATTATTCCGAGCGGGTGAAACTTAGGCGGCCATACCACAAAGAAAACAATCGATTATTTGCTCGACTCACAGCACTTCGGCGTAATTCAATCTAG
- a CDS encoding SDR family NAD(P)-dependent oxidoreductase yields MKDKKVALVTGGTSGLGRSIVLEYANAGYVVGFCGRRKQEGEETLSLLQKQGGNGLFFKCDVTQSEAVRNFVEIIIEQYGHIDVAVNNAGISGVLKTTAEYPLDIFDSVMDVNLKGTFLSMQFELKQFLKQGHGGVIINVSSALGLRGKEKAGPYSMSKHGIIGLTKSAALEYGANGIRVIALCPGGIQTEMDDVFYANVPNPEEVKKERMKSYALGRMATPEEVAKTCVWLSGDGAAFITGAVIPVDGGKTAR; encoded by the coding sequence ATGAAAGATAAAAAAGTAGCTTTAGTTACGGGTGGAACATCTGGTTTAGGTAGATCAATCGTATTAGAATATGCGAATGCTGGTTATGTGGTTGGATTCTGTGGTCGCAGAAAACAAGAAGGAGAGGAAACACTTTCTCTTCTTCAAAAACAAGGTGGGAATGGACTTTTTTTCAAATGTGATGTCACACAATCGGAAGCAGTTCGTAATTTTGTAGAAATCATCATCGAACAATATGGTCACATCGACGTTGCAGTCAACAATGCGGGGATTTCTGGAGTATTAAAAACTACAGCGGAATATCCATTAGATATTTTTGATTCCGTAATGGATGTAAATTTAAAAGGCACTTTTTTATCCATGCAATTTGAGTTAAAACAATTTTTAAAACAGGGGCATGGCGGAGTGATCATCAATGTATCATCAGCATTGGGGCTAAGAGGAAAAGAAAAGGCAGGTCCATATTCTATGTCAAAACATGGAATCATTGGACTGACCAAATCAGCCGCTTTGGAGTATGGTGCAAATGGAATCAGAGTGATTGCTCTTTGCCCAGGTGGGATCCAAACAGAAATGGACGATGTATTTTATGCGAATGTCCCAAATCCAGAAGAAGTTAAAAAAGAAAGAATGAAATCTTATGCGTTAGGTCGGATGGCAACTCCAGAAGAAGTTGCAAAAACTTGTGTTTGGTTGTCTGGCGACGGGGCTGCATTTATTACAGGTGCTGTGATTCCTGTTGACGGTGGAAAAACGGCAAGATAA
- a CDS encoding AfsA-related hotdog domain-containing protein, which produces MKVSEKEELPAVLPLDKRFTRTYYQEDSFVSNIRRTLPRMIFADIMENDVLPKLNESDKEFLLYYYTKRKDSTGSYYQLKTIPSRIRKLSADRILTEANIDETGKEFLSQFYHFDKEIEQYVLNDQVTEADEIKILQLVKRRDYYVGNVEKSMISAIFERFPEIPKRDTFFANLYIPPTHKFYSPPNLKHISGMQIVEASRQFGIACNHMFGKVPFEDVTFLLLYLNSEFFQYAKMNMPIKLRAKAKEVKFSKSGYWNYSKLAITAYQENQEITKIEMAASILPLKVYKRLKSTQEEVYEIDPRFRILDRFKNNISIRENGRNIVSTIENISNSGFMVRCSGIHPGDLSTEQQLEFFMHFDIVGFVHGTCILLWVKEDDNNEDTFFAGFRFEEISELDLANVKEAINRYGRLIEDREIQ; this is translated from the coding sequence ATGAAGGTTTCCGAAAAAGAAGAACTCCCCGCTGTTTTACCCCTTGATAAACGATTCACACGCACTTACTACCAAGAAGATAGTTTTGTTTCGAACATAAGAAGGACCTTACCTCGTATGATTTTTGCGGACATCATGGAAAATGATGTTTTGCCAAAACTGAACGAATCAGATAAAGAATTTCTTTTGTACTATTATACCAAAAGGAAGGATTCAACAGGTAGTTATTACCAACTCAAAACAATTCCTTCTCGGATACGAAAGTTATCCGCCGATCGAATTTTAACCGAAGCAAATATTGATGAAACTGGAAAAGAATTTCTAAGCCAATTCTATCATTTTGACAAAGAAATTGAACAGTATGTTTTGAATGACCAAGTGACAGAGGCCGATGAAATCAAAATTTTACAACTTGTAAAACGTAGGGATTATTATGTAGGGAATGTGGAAAAATCAATGATCTCTGCTATCTTTGAAAGATTCCCAGAGATTCCCAAACGTGATACTTTTTTTGCAAATTTATACATTCCTCCCACACACAAATTTTATTCCCCACCCAACCTCAAACATATTTCAGGAATGCAAATTGTCGAAGCATCAAGGCAATTTGGAATTGCATGCAATCATATGTTTGGGAAAGTTCCTTTTGAAGATGTCACCTTTTTATTGTTATATTTGAATTCAGAATTTTTCCAATATGCAAAAATGAATATGCCCATTAAACTCAGGGCAAAAGCGAAAGAAGTAAAATTTAGCAAATCGGGATACTGGAACTACTCAAAATTGGCGATTACGGCCTACCAAGAAAATCAAGAAATCACCAAGATCGAAATGGCGGCAAGCATTCTGCCTTTAAAAGTTTACAAACGTTTAAAAAGCACACAAGAAGAAGTATATGAAATCGATCCAAGATTTCGAATTTTGGACAGATTCAAAAATAACATTTCGATCCGTGAAAATGGGCGTAATATTGTGTCCACGATTGAAAATATCTCAAATTCAGGATTTATGGTGCGCTGCTCAGGGATCCATCCAGGTGATCTTTCGACCGAACAACAACTCGAATTTTTTATGCATTTTGATATTGTTGGTTTCGTACACGGAACTTGTATTTTATTATGGGTAAAAGAAGACGATAATAATGAAGATACCTTTTTTGCTGGATTTCGGTTTGAAGAAATATCGGAACTAGACCTGGCAAATGTAAAGGAAGCGATCAATCGGTACGGAAGATTGATCGAAGATAGGGAAATCCAATGA
- a CDS encoding universal stress protein — MEKLIQKLIIPIDGSPSSAKALEFGLAIAKASNAICYVVEVIEDFGPLPGYYDAAPPGKDRVKWISEQRFEKIHPILDETTVKWNRVVLEGYPAEEICKLAEKEKADLIVIGSRGHGILGRFIMGSVSDRVVHYAPCSVTVVR; from the coding sequence ATGGAAAAATTAATTCAAAAGCTCATCATTCCCATTGATGGATCTCCCAGTTCCGCAAAGGCCTTGGAATTTGGACTCGCGATTGCCAAAGCAAGTAATGCAATCTGTTATGTCGTAGAAGTCATCGAAGATTTTGGTCCATTGCCAGGGTATTACGATGCTGCTCCTCCTGGAAAGGACCGAGTCAAATGGATCTCTGAACAAAGATTTGAAAAAATCCATCCCATTTTAGATGAGACGACTGTAAAATGGAATCGTGTTGTTTTGGAAGGTTATCCTGCTGAGGAAATTTGTAAATTAGCAGAAAAAGAAAAAGCCGATCTGATCGTGATCGGTAGCCGTGGCCATGGAATTTTAGGTCGATTCATCATGGGCAGTGTTTCTGATCGAGTTGTACACTATGCACCATGTTCTGTAACGGTTGTTAGATGA
- a CDS encoding ABC transporter permease — translation MRSKWNLGSIGLKTATLFGFLFIHIPILIIIMYAFSTDEKTFQFPLPGFTTKWFGVAWERNDIWEAIILSSQVALISTFIAIFLGTLACLAVYRSQFFGKEIISFLVILPIALPGIVTGISLRSAMSLFGIPFSTWTIVIAHATFCIVTVYNNVLARLRRSSHSMVEASMDLGANPWQTFRFVILPNIATALLAGGMLSFALSFDEVIVTTFTAGQQSTVPIWMLTEFIRPRQRPVTNVVAVFVILVTTIPILVAYYLTKEDDGRKK, via the coding sequence ATGCGCTCTAAATGGAACTTAGGATCAATCGGTTTAAAAACGGCGACACTCTTCGGTTTTTTATTCATCCACATCCCTATCCTCATCATCATCATGTATGCATTTTCCACTGATGAAAAAACATTCCAGTTCCCACTCCCAGGTTTTACGACCAAGTGGTTTGGAGTGGCATGGGAACGAAATGACATCTGGGAAGCCATCATCCTTTCCTCACAAGTTGCCTTGATCTCTACGTTTATTGCGATCTTTTTGGGAACACTCGCATGCCTTGCTGTTTATAGAAGTCAGTTCTTTGGTAAAGAGATCATATCATTTCTTGTGATTTTACCAATTGCCCTTCCTGGGATTGTCACAGGGATTTCACTGCGATCTGCCATGTCACTTTTTGGAATCCCGTTTAGCACATGGACCATCGTCATTGCCCACGCGACCTTTTGTATTGTGACTGTTTACAATAACGTGCTCGCAAGGTTACGAAGGAGTTCCCATTCAATGGTGGAAGCTTCTATGGATTTAGGAGCCAATCCTTGGCAAACGTTTCGGTTTGTGATTTTGCCAAATATCGCAACAGCATTGTTAGCTGGAGGAATGTTGTCTTTTGCACTATCATTCGATGAAGTGATTGTCACAACTTTTACAGCGGGTCAACAATCCACAGTCCCTATTTGGATGTTAACAGAATTCATTCGTCCAAGGCAAAGGCCCGTGACAAACGTAGTTGCTGTATTTGTGATCCTCGTCACAACGATTCCTATCCTTGTGGCATACTACCTCACCAAAGAGGACGACGGTCGCAAAAAATAA
- a CDS encoding ABC transporter permease: protein MTSTFDKFFTFLFYRKSLALFLLLAPLLIWLGVVYLGSLFTLLIQSFFSVDSFSGVIKREFTLESYYDLFRQSTNWDIIIRTSTMAFTVTVVSAIIAFPIAYYMAMNAGPKLKPILYLGVMLPLWSSYLVKVYSWKLIMAKEGILTWCLERLGLMNVLDAILALPVIGGSSLSFSYLGMFLVFVYIWLPYMILPIQASLERIPKSLLEASSDLGGGPSQTFRKVILPLAFPGVVAGSIFTFSLSLGDYIIPTIIGNSSYFIGMAVYTHQGTAGNIPLAAAFSVVPIIIMMIYLSIAKRLGAFDAL from the coding sequence ATGACGAGTACCTTTGATAAGTTTTTTACCTTTTTGTTTTACAGAAAGAGTTTGGCTCTCTTTCTATTACTAGCCCCACTTCTCATTTGGCTTGGAGTGGTTTACCTTGGATCTTTATTTACTCTCCTCATCCAAAGTTTTTTTTCAGTCGATTCGTTCTCTGGAGTCATCAAAAGAGAGTTCACTCTGGAATCGTATTATGATCTGTTTCGGCAAAGCACCAATTGGGACATCATCATTCGAACTTCCACCATGGCTTTTACCGTCACAGTTGTGAGTGCCATCATTGCTTTCCCAATTGCTTATTATATGGCAATGAATGCAGGTCCTAAGTTAAAACCCATTTTGTATTTGGGTGTGATGTTACCACTCTGGTCCAGTTATTTGGTAAAAGTTTATTCCTGGAAACTCATTATGGCTAAAGAAGGAATCCTTACTTGGTGTTTGGAAAGGCTTGGACTTATGAATGTGTTAGACGCTATTCTTGCTCTCCCTGTCATCGGAGGAAGTTCTTTGTCATTTTCTTATCTCGGTATGTTTCTTGTATTTGTATACATTTGGCTTCCGTATATGATTTTGCCCATCCAGGCTTCTCTCGAAAGGATCCCCAAATCGTTGTTAGAAGCATCTTCTGACTTAGGGGGAGGCCCTTCACAAACCTTTCGTAAGGTGATATTACCATTAGCCTTCCCAGGGGTAGTGGCAGGATCCATTTTCACTTTTTCTTTAAGTTTAGGTGATTATATCATTCCGACCATCATTGGGAATTCGAGTTATTTCATTGGAATGGCAGTTTACACCCACCAAGGAACAGCCGGAAACATCCCACTGGCTGCAGCTTTTTCCGTTGTCCCGATCATCATCATGATGATTTATTTATCGATTGCAAAACGATTAGGAGCTTTTGATGCGCTCTAA
- a CDS encoding ABC transporter ATP-binding protein, protein MDQIYDVEFQNVTRKFDQFIAVDDVSFGIKKGEFFSMLGPSGSGKTTCLRMVAGFQDTSSGRVLLEGVDVTGIPPYKRNVNTVFQDYALFPHMSVAENVGYGLKIKNLPNAEIQKRVSEMLSMVRLPDVGNRKPSELSGGQRQRIALARALINRPGVLLLDEPLGALDLKLREEMQLELKAIQKEVGITFIFVTHDQEEALSMSDRIAVFNKGKVEQIASPEELYNRPKTEFVANFVGTSNILSVEETKRLTGRDGKLMVRPERVHVFANAKEDNHSTGYRTFKAILKSQVYSGATSKMHFQTPDGSRIIASTQNLKISADHIAVGSEVLVGWKDSDMHLL, encoded by the coding sequence ATGGACCAAATTTACGATGTTGAATTTCAAAATGTAACTAGGAAATTCGACCAATTTATAGCGGTGGATGATGTCTCCTTTGGGATAAAGAAAGGTGAGTTCTTTTCGATGTTAGGCCCTTCCGGGTCTGGTAAAACTACCTGCCTCCGTATGGTGGCAGGTTTTCAAGATACAAGTTCAGGAAGGGTTCTTTTGGAAGGAGTTGATGTCACAGGCATTCCTCCTTACAAAAGAAATGTAAACACAGTATTCCAAGATTATGCTTTATTCCCCCATATGTCCGTTGCCGAAAACGTGGGATATGGTTTAAAAATTAAAAATCTACCGAACGCAGAAATTCAAAAACGAGTTTCCGAAATGCTTTCGATGGTTCGCCTTCCCGATGTGGGAAACAGAAAACCATCCGAATTATCAGGTGGACAAAGGCAAAGGATTGCTCTCGCCAGAGCCCTCATCAATCGACCTGGTGTACTTCTGTTAGACGAGCCTTTAGGTGCCCTTGATTTAAAACTTAGAGAAGAGATGCAATTGGAACTTAAGGCCATTCAAAAAGAAGTGGGGATCACATTTATTTTTGTCACCCATGACCAAGAAGAAGCCCTCTCTATGTCTGACCGCATTGCCGTCTTTAATAAAGGGAAAGTGGAGCAAATTGCCTCACCAGAAGAATTGTACAACCGCCCCAAAACTGAGTTTGTTGCGAACTTTGTTGGAACTTCTAATATATTAAGTGTTGAAGAAACAAAACGCCTTACTGGCCGAGATGGCAAACTAATGGTTCGCCCTGAACGAGTGCATGTGTTTGCCAATGCAAAAGAGGACAACCATTCCACAGGTTATAGGACTTTCAAAGCCATTTTGAAAAGCCAAGTGTATTCGGGGGCTACATCGAAGATGCATTTTCAAACGCCAGATGGTTCGCGTATCATTGCATCCACTCAAAATTTAAAAATTTCAGCTGATCATATAGCTGTTGGATCGGAAGTACTTGTGGGTTGGAAAGATTCCGACATGCACCTGTTATAA